A genome region from Halorussus pelagicus includes the following:
- the purE gene encoding 5-(carboxyamino)imidazole ribonucleotide mutase yields the protein MSETKLQTLIDDLRAEAQRDRDPEKTPDIGIVMGSDSDLDVMAGSADGRPGAYDALTELGFEEVTDYDDPPEARFTFETYVVSAHRTPELMYAYAETAEERGLDVIIAGAGGKSADLPNMTASLAYPLPVIGVPVQEKSLPSVVGMPQGAPLVAVDAGKSFNAALSAVQILSRQHEALREELVAYHDDLQEGVADVSRRLHEEGTPGFRESEE from the coding sequence ATGAGCGAGACCAAACTCCAGACACTCATCGACGACCTGCGAGCGGAGGCACAGCGCGACAGAGACCCCGAGAAGACGCCCGACATCGGCATCGTGATGGGGAGCGACTCGGACCTCGACGTGATGGCGGGGTCTGCGGACGGCCGACCCGGAGCCTACGACGCGCTGACGGAACTCGGCTTCGAGGAAGTGACCGACTACGACGACCCGCCGGAAGCGCGGTTCACCTTCGAGACCTACGTGGTCTCGGCCCATCGGACGCCCGAGTTAATGTACGCCTACGCCGAGACCGCCGAGGAGCGCGGTCTCGATGTCATCATCGCGGGCGCTGGCGGCAAGTCCGCCGACCTGCCGAACATGACCGCCTCGCTGGCCTACCCGCTTCCGGTCATCGGCGTCCCGGTCCAAGAGAAGTCTCTGCCCTCCGTCGTCGGGATGCCACAAGGCGCACCGCTTGTCGCGGTTGACGCGGGCAAGTCGTTCAACGCGGCGCTGTCGGCGGTTCAGATTCTCTCGCGCCAGCACGAGGCGTTGCGCGAGGAACTGGTCGCGTACCACGACGACTTGCAGGAGGGCGTCGCCGACGTATCCCGACGACTCCACGAGGAGGGGACGCCGGGGTTCCGCGAATCGGAGGAGTGA
- a CDS encoding NADH-quinone oxidoreductase subunit A, producing MNPWIAIGALALVGLLIPFGMMTVSSLLRPTVPEKGKYATYESGEVPTGGTRIRFNIQYYMVALLFVVFDIETVLIFPWTVIYRNAVSMESVGLMGALFPMLVFVGILIVGLGWAWRNGAVRWVRNPDRSQRSVDR from the coding sequence ATGAATCCATGGATAGCTATTGGCGCGTTAGCGCTGGTGGGGCTGTTGATACCGTTCGGGATGATGACGGTGTCCAGCCTGCTCCGGCCGACCGTGCCCGAGAAAGGTAAATACGCCACCTACGAGAGCGGCGAAGTGCCGACGGGCGGCACGCGAATCCGATTCAACATACAGTACTACATGGTCGCGTTGCTGTTCGTCGTCTTCGACATCGAGACCGTCCTCATCTTCCCTTGGACGGTTATCTACAGGAACGCGGTCTCGATGGAGAGCGTCGGCCTGATGGGAGCCTTGTTCCCGATGCTTGTGTTTGTCGGCATTCTCATCGTCGGTCTCGGCTGGGCGTGGCGTAACGGTGCCGTACGGTGGGTTCGCAACCCCGACCGTTCGCAACGGAGCGTGGATAGATAA
- a CDS encoding NADH-quinone oxidoreductase subunit B, with protein MMSNEPRDTIHSSTDPQTKTREARMSGVDNRFNSKLREAFGSTPFILTKFDKFMNWVRGSSMFMLQFGIACCSIEMMHTYAVKHDLDRFGSGVPRASPRQADVMIVPGTIVSKFAPRMKRVYDQMPEPKFVVNMGSCAISGGPFQEGYNVIKGAEEVIPVDIHVPGCPPRPEALIYGVVKMQERIANGETSPVTVKPYELEQFGDLERDELIDTLADDIDEETLVMRYNWADSP; from the coding sequence ATAATGAGTAACGAACCACGGGACACGATTCACAGTAGTACAGACCCACAGACAAAGACCCGCGAAGCCCGGATGTCGGGCGTGGACAACCGGTTTAACTCGAAGCTTCGGGAGGCGTTCGGCTCGACGCCGTTCATCCTCACGAAGTTCGACAAGTTCATGAACTGGGTCCGGGGCTCGTCGATGTTCATGCTGCAGTTCGGTATCGCTTGCTGCAGCATCGAGATGATGCACACCTACGCGGTCAAGCACGACCTCGACCGATTCGGGTCGGGCGTGCCCCGCGCGTCGCCCCGACAGGCCGACGTGATGATCGTTCCGGGGACCATCGTCTCGAAGTTCGCCCCCCGGATGAAGCGGGTCTACGACCAGATGCCCGAGCCCAAGTTCGTCGTCAACATGGGGTCGTGTGCCATCTCCGGCGGCCCGTTCCAAGAGGGCTACAACGTCATCAAGGGTGCCGAGGAGGTCATCCCGGTGGACATCCACGTCCCCGGTTGTCCGCCCCGCCCCGAGGCGCTCATCTACGGCGTCGTGAAGATGCAAGAGCGCATCGCCAACGGCGAGACCTCGCCGGTGACGGTCAAGCCCTACGAGTTGGAGCAGTTCGGCGACCTCGAACGCGACGAACTCATCGACACGCTCGCAGACGACATCGACGAGGAAACCCTCGTCATGCGCTACAACTGGGCTGATTCACCATGA
- a CDS encoding NADH-quinone oxidoreductase subunit D, with protein MSSQEKAPEGDLPQVEGVDYDAIESLLGEHVLGRETHLNAEGFVVRPDEVEETLELLREEAGFDHLSMVTAQDYEDRYESVYHLKKYDDPTQEVSVVVPTDPENPTSESAASVYKTAEWHEREAYDLVGIDYENHPDMRRILLPETWQGHPLSSNYDQDKPQIVTLQEHVNPIAENQRGTDSESDTMFLNIGPHHPATHGVLHVKTVLDGEQVVDVDPDIGYLHRCEEQMCQNGTYRHQIMPYPDRWDYASAGLLNEWAYARVAEDLNDIEVPEYAQIIRTMSAELCRIASHMLALGTFCLDIYGDFTAIFMYAMRDREKIQNILEDLTGQRMMFNYFRLGGVVWDLPEPREEFFEQIRDFMDELPETLEEYHDLITGNEILQKRTIGTGVLDAETAKEYGCTGPVARGSGVDYDLRRDDSYGYYDELDWDVITEDGGDNFARLLVRMREVEESAKIITQCVDLLEDWPEDERNIQANVPRTLKPDPDTEVYRAVEGAKGELGIYIRSDGTDKPGRFKIRSPCFNNLHSLEAMAEGEYVPDLVAALGSLDVILGEVDR; from the coding sequence ATGAGTTCCCAAGAGAAAGCACCCGAGGGAGACCTTCCGCAGGTCGAGGGCGTCGATTACGACGCCATCGAGTCCCTGCTCGGTGAGCACGTTCTCGGACGCGAGACCCACCTCAATGCCGAGGGGTTCGTCGTCCGACCGGACGAGGTCGAGGAGACGCTCGAACTCCTCCGCGAGGAGGCCGGGTTCGATCATCTCTCGATGGTCACCGCGCAGGACTACGAAGACCGCTACGAGAGCGTCTATCACCTCAAGAAGTACGACGACCCGACCCAAGAGGTCAGCGTCGTCGTGCCCACCGACCCGGAGAATCCGACCAGCGAGTCGGCGGCGTCGGTGTACAAGACCGCAGAGTGGCACGAACGGGAGGCGTACGACCTCGTCGGCATCGACTACGAGAACCACCCGGACATGCGGCGCATCCTCCTGCCCGAGACGTGGCAGGGCCACCCGCTGAGTTCCAACTACGATCAGGACAAGCCCCAGATCGTCACGCTGCAGGAACACGTCAACCCCATCGCCGAGAACCAGCGGGGCACCGACTCCGAGTCGGACACGATGTTCCTCAACATCGGTCCCCACCACCCCGCGACGCACGGCGTCCTGCACGTCAAGACGGTGCTGGACGGCGAGCAGGTCGTGGACGTGGACCCCGACATCGGCTATCTGCACCGCTGTGAGGAGCAGATGTGCCAGAACGGGACCTACCGCCACCAGATTATGCCGTACCCCGACCGGTGGGACTACGCTTCGGCGGGCCTGCTCAACGAGTGGGCCTACGCCCGCGTGGCGGAGGACTTGAACGACATCGAGGTGCCCGAGTACGCCCAGATAATCCGGACGATGAGCGCCGAGCTGTGTCGCATCGCGTCGCACATGCTCGCGCTCGGAACGTTCTGTCTGGACATCTACGGCGACTTCACGGCCATATTCATGTACGCCATGCGCGACCGCGAGAAAATCCAGAACATTCTGGAGGACTTGACCGGCCAGCGCATGATGTTCAACTACTTCCGGCTCGGCGGAGTCGTCTGGGATCTGCCCGAACCCCGCGAGGAGTTCTTCGAGCAGATTCGGGACTTCATGGACGAACTCCCCGAAACTCTCGAAGAGTACCACGACCTCATCACGGGCAACGAGATTCTCCAGAAGCGGACCATCGGCACCGGCGTCCTCGACGCCGAGACCGCGAAGGAGTACGGCTGTACGGGACCGGTCGCCCGCGGATCGGGCGTCGATTACGACCTGCGCCGCGACGACTCCTACGGCTACTACGACGAACTCGACTGGGACGTTATCACCGAGGACGGCGGCGACAACTTCGCGCGACTGCTCGTCCGGATGCGCGAGGTCGAAGAGTCCGCCAAGATAATCACCCAGTGTGTCGATCTGCTCGAAGACTGGCCCGAGGACGAGCGCAACATTCAGGCGAACGTCCCCCGGACGCTCAAGCCCGACCCGGACACCGAGGTCTACCGCGCCGTCGAAGGCGCGAAGGGCGAACTCGGCATCTACATCCGGTCGGACGGCACCGACAAGCCCGGCCGGTTCAAGATTCGGAGTCCGTGTTTCAACAACCTCCACTCGCTGGAGGCGATGGCCGAGGGCGAGTACGTGCCCGACCTCGTCGCGGCGCTGGGTAGCCTCGACGTGATTCTCGGGGAGGTGGACCGTTGA
- a CDS encoding complex I subunit 1/NuoH family protein: MFVPLQAEPTLLPETIGKVLFGSEMAIWQEAIAAFLGAFLIANIMLANAGVAGPWAKRKITAAFTDRIAVDRIGPFGLLIIPAAAVQLMAKELIIPDGADRPAYDLAPIVLAGSALVGFAVIPMGSIFGINLQLADPETGLAYVFAVASIATLALTMAGYSSNNKYSLMGGLRAIAQNIAYEIPLVVTAASVVLFTGTLQTSEIVAQQAEPLVTIAGVTIPSWFAFVNPFAFVLFMVANLAEVGRNPFDIPEAPTEIVAGYMTEYSSIYFVLFYMGEFIHIFLGGAIVATVFLGGPSGPILPGFIWFIIKIWAVFLFTQWARSAVPRVRIDQLIEIGWKGMLVLSFVNLVLTAVIVGVML, from the coding sequence ATGTTCGTCCCGCTGCAGGCCGAACCGACCCTGCTCCCCGAGACTATCGGGAAGGTGCTTTTCGGCTCCGAGATGGCCATCTGGCAGGAGGCCATCGCGGCGTTCCTTGGCGCGTTCCTCATCGCAAACATCATGCTGGCGAACGCCGGGGTCGCCGGACCGTGGGCCAAGCGGAAGATAACCGCGGCGTTCACCGATCGCATCGCGGTTGACCGCATCGGACCGTTCGGTCTCCTCATCATTCCGGCCGCGGCGGTCCAGCTGATGGCGAAGGAACTCATCATCCCGGACGGCGCTGACCGACCGGCCTACGACCTCGCGCCAATCGTGCTGGCGGGGTCGGCGCTGGTCGGGTTCGCGGTCATCCCGATGGGTTCGATCTTCGGAATCAATCTTCAGCTCGCCGACCCCGAAACCGGGTTGGCCTACGTTTTCGCGGTCGCGTCCATCGCCACGCTCGCGCTGACGATGGCGGGCTACTCCTCGAACAACAAATACTCGCTGATGGGTGGTCTGCGGGCCATCGCGCAGAACATCGCTTACGAGATTCCGCTGGTCGTCACGGCGGCGTCGGTCGTGCTGTTCACGGGGACGCTCCAGACGAGCGAAATCGTCGCACAGCAGGCCGAACCGCTCGTGACGATTGCCGGTGTCACGATTCCGTCGTGGTTCGCGTTCGTGAACCCCTTCGCGTTCGTCCTGTTCATGGTCGCAAACCTCGCGGAAGTCGGGCGTAACCCGTTCGACATCCCGGAAGCGCCGACCGAAATCGTCGCCGGGTACATGACCGAGTATTCCAGTATTTACTTCGTCCTGTTCTACATGGGCGAGTTCATCCACATCTTCCTCGGTGGTGCCATCGTGGCGACGGTGTTCCTCGGCGGTCCGTCCGGGCCGATTCTGCCGGGATTCATCTGGTTCATTATCAAGATATGGGCCGTCTTCCTGTTCACCCAGTGGGCGCGGTCGGCAGTTCCCCGCGTCCGCATCGACCAACTCATCGAAATCGGCTGGAAGGGTATGCTCGTGTTGAGCTTCGTTAACCTCGTCCTGACGGCCGTCATCGTTGGGGTGATGCTCTAA
- a CDS encoding NuoI/complex I 23 kDa subunit family protein: MIGVLKSMATTLKHALDGSTFTVEYPDVAPEVSPRFRGVHKFSQERCIWCRQCENVCPNDTIQIVQDDQRNGEQYNLHIGQCIYCRLCEEVCPVDAILLTENFEFTGDTKDDLVYNKEQLKNVPWYKDMDPLESREPDRGAWIGEGEGEVDYQ, translated from the coding sequence ATGATCGGAGTCCTCAAATCAATGGCGACGACGCTGAAGCACGCACTGGACGGGTCCACGTTCACGGTCGAGTACCCCGACGTGGCACCCGAAGTAAGCCCCCGATTCCGCGGGGTCCACAAGTTCAGCCAAGAGCGCTGCATCTGGTGTCGCCAGTGCGAGAACGTCTGTCCGAACGACACGATTCAGATCGTTCAGGACGACCAGCGCAACGGCGAGCAGTACAACCTCCACATCGGACAGTGCATCTACTGTCGGCTGTGCGAGGAGGTCTGCCCGGTGGACGCCATCCTGCTCACCGAGAACTTCGAGTTCACGGGCGACACCAAAGACGACCTCGTGTACAACAAAGAGCAGCTAAAGAACGTCCCGTGGTACAAGGACATGGACCCCCTCGAATCCCGCGAACCCGACCGGGGCGCGTGGATCGGCGAGGGCGAGGGCGAGGTGGACTACCAGTAA
- a CDS encoding NADH-quinone oxidoreductase subunit J has translation MVYELLTFGLFALVTIASSLGVVLVRDVWHSALLLGVALLSVAVHYVMLQAEFLAAMQVLVYVGGVLILITFAVMLTRQATTDEQNEEVTDV, from the coding sequence ATGGTATACGAACTACTAACGTTCGGGCTGTTCGCTCTCGTCACGATAGCGAGTAGTCTGGGCGTCGTCCTGGTGCGGGACGTGTGGCACTCCGCGTTACTGCTGGGTGTCGCGTTGCTCTCCGTCGCGGTTCACTACGTGATGTTACAGGCGGAGTTCCTCGCGGCTATGCAGGTACTCGTCTACGTGGGCGGAGTGCTCATCCTCATCACGTTCGCCGTGATGCTCACGCGCCAGGCTACGACAGATGAACAGAACGAGGAGGTGACCGACGTATGA
- the nuoK gene encoding NADH-quinone oxidoreductase subunit NuoK: MVPAQYYLLLSAAVFAIGVFGILTRRNALLFLMSVELLLNAANINLVAFSNYHGNLTGQTFSLFTLALAAAEVAVGIGIILVLYRNFKDVDVTEATTMRW; encoded by the coding sequence ATGGTTCCGGCTCAGTATTACCTCCTGCTCTCGGCCGCCGTGTTCGCAATCGGCGTGTTCGGCATTCTGACTCGCCGGAACGCGCTGCTGTTCCTGATGAGCGTGGAGTTGCTGTTGAACGCGGCGAACATCAACCTCGTCGCGTTCTCGAACTACCACGGCAACCTGACGGGCCAGACGTTCAGCCTGTTCACGCTCGCGCTGGCGGCCGCGGAGGTCGCGGTCGGTATCGGCATCATCCTCGTGTTGTATCGTAATTTCAAGGACGTGGACGTAACCGAAGCGACGACGATGAGGTGGTAA
- the nuoL gene encoding NADH-quinone oxidoreductase subunit L: MAALPFELAPVIAALPFVSFLIALLVGAFAPRLLPKGGAIPGILATAGSLLLSVWAFVAVRGTSDGMYHEYVTWVAGAGEATFDLHLGVLLDPLSTMMLIIVSLVALLVHIFSLGYMNDEGETGLPRYYGGLGLFTASMLSFVFADNLLMAFMFFELVGLCSWLLIGFWQSDDGPPSAAKKAFLVTRFGDYFFLIGVVGVFATFGTSMFVGSESLHSFPHVAEQALLGESVEVTTYLGLDPQAWFAVLGLLILGGVVGKSAQFPLHTWLPDAMEGPTPVSALIHAATMVAAGVFLVARIYGFYALLPQVLALIAFIGGFTALFAATMGVVKKEIKQVLAYSTISQYGYMMLGLGAGGYVAASFHLMTHAFFKALLFLGAGSVIIAMHHNENMWDMGGLKDRMPVTYYAFLSGSLALAGIVPFSGFWSKDEILYEALVHGLNSPILLAAYAMGLLAVFFTGFYTFRMVALTFHGEPRSDTARDPHGVRWNVKGPLAALGTLAAVAGVANLLPVQKVLGVENIDFLHQWLDAGPEALSAHHYGELTHDFAHYSAGYVGSEVTTVLLGAGVSLALALAGAGLAWKLYAVPDPKEHTDKLGGAKTVLFNNYYQDEYQVWLATGFTLPLARAADKFDQGVIDGVVDGVSSVSLFGGSRIKRIQTGVVSNYAFLLTASFVVLLVVIGLVGGWF; this comes from the coding sequence ATGGCAGCACTCCCCTTCGAACTGGCACCGGTCATCGCGGCCCTGCCGTTCGTATCGTTCCTGATCGCGTTGCTCGTCGGAGCGTTCGCTCCGCGACTGCTCCCGAAGGGCGGGGCAATTCCGGGCATCCTCGCCACGGCTGGCTCGCTCCTGCTGTCGGTGTGGGCGTTCGTGGCCGTTCGCGGCACTTCCGACGGCATGTACCACGAGTACGTGACGTGGGTTGCGGGCGCGGGCGAAGCCACGTTCGACCTGCATCTGGGCGTTCTACTCGACCCGCTCTCGACGATGATGCTCATCATCGTCTCGCTGGTCGCGCTGCTCGTCCACATTTTCAGCCTCGGCTACATGAACGACGAGGGCGAGACGGGCCTGCCCCGCTACTACGGCGGACTGGGCCTGTTCACCGCGAGCATGCTCTCGTTCGTCTTCGCGGACAACCTGCTCATGGCGTTCATGTTCTTCGAGCTGGTGGGTCTCTGTTCGTGGCTCCTCATCGGCTTCTGGCAGAGCGACGACGGCCCGCCGAGCGCGGCGAAGAAGGCGTTCCTCGTCACTCGATTCGGGGACTACTTCTTCCTCATCGGCGTCGTCGGCGTCTTCGCCACCTTCGGCACGTCGATGTTCGTCGGTAGCGAGAGCCTCCATTCGTTCCCCCACGTCGCCGAACAGGCTCTGCTCGGTGAGAGCGTCGAGGTGACGACCTACCTCGGACTCGACCCGCAGGCGTGGTTCGCAGTCCTCGGACTGCTTATCCTCGGCGGCGTCGTCGGCAAGTCCGCGCAGTTCCCCCTGCATACGTGGCTGCCCGACGCCATGGAGGGTCCGACCCCCGTTTCCGCGCTCATTCACGCGGCGACGATGGTCGCGGCGGGCGTCTTCCTCGTCGCGCGCATCTACGGGTTCTACGCCCTGCTACCGCAGGTGTTGGCCCTCATCGCGTTCATCGGCGGCTTCACGGCCCTGTTCGCGGCGACGATGGGCGTCGTCAAGAAGGAGATAAAGCAGGTGCTGGCGTACTCGACCATCTCCCAGTACGGCTACATGATGCTCGGACTGGGCGCTGGCGGCTACGTCGCCGCCTCCTTCCACCTGATGACCCACGCCTTCTTCAAGGCGCTGCTGTTCCTCGGTGCGGGGTCGGTCATCATCGCAATGCACCACAACGAGAACATGTGGGACATGGGCGGTCTGAAAGACCGGATGCCCGTGACCTACTACGCGTTCCTCTCGGGGTCGCTCGCGCTCGCGGGCATCGTCCCGTTCTCGGGCTTCTGGTCGAAGGACGAAATCCTCTACGAGGCGCTCGTCCACGGTCTCAACAGCCCGATACTGCTCGCAGCCTACGCGATGGGCCTGCTCGCGGTGTTCTTCACCGGGTTCTACACCTTCCGGATGGTCGCGCTGACCTTCCACGGTGAACCCCGGAGCGACACCGCGCGGGACCCCCACGGCGTTCGCTGGAACGTGAAGGGACCGCTCGCGGCCCTCGGGACGCTCGCGGCTGTCGCTGGCGTCGCAAACCTGCTTCCGGTCCAGAAGGTGTTGGGCGTGGAGAACATCGACTTCCTCCACCAGTGGCTCGACGCCGGTCCGGAGGCGCTGTCGGCTCACCACTACGGTGAACTGACGCACGACTTCGCGCACTACTCGGCCGGATACGTCGGTTCGGAGGTCACGACGGTTCTCCTCGGTGCGGGCGTCTCGCTCGCACTCGCGCTCGCGGGTGCCGGACTCGCGTGGAAGCTCTACGCGGTGCCGGACCCCAAGGAGCACACCGACAAACTGGGCGGCGCGAAGACAGTGTTGTTCAACAACTACTATCAAGACGAGTATCAGGTCTGGCTGGCGACCGGCTTCACCCTGCCGCTGGCCCGCGCCGCGGACAAGTTCGACCAAGGCGTCATCGACGGCGTCGTGGACGGCGTCTCCAGCGTGAGCCTGTTCGGCGGGAGCCGCATCAAGCGCATCCAGACCGGCGTAGTGTCGAACTACGCCTTCCTGCTGACGGCGAGTTTCGTCGTCTTGCTCGTCGTTATCGGACTCGTGGGAGGTTGGTTCTGA
- a CDS encoding complex I subunit 4 family protein: MWIEALIAVTLASAFAVFLAPNKVASKLAFALSLLPLAGSLWMYSTYEASGNALLAGSELAFETNFEWVTAGPYTLNWHVGLDGISMPLVALTTVLTSLALLASWTPIDERQSQFYGLMLFLEASLLGVFSALDFFQWFVFWEMVLVPMYVLIGVWGGPRRKYAAIKMFVYTNIASLVMFIGFIALVFGLGDSVTSLDMPAIAQALRAGELGGLGPLTAGTLKVAAFVAMFVGFAVKVPIVPFHTWLPDAHVEAPTPVSIMLAGVLLKMGTYALLRFNFTMLPDVAQNNAPIIALFAVISVIYGAMLALAQTDLKRIVAYSSVSSMGYVILGLVAYTLYGMGGATFQMVAHGLISGLMFMSVGVIYNTTHTRMVSDMSGLASKMPFTVAVFVAGAFGYMGLPLMAGFAAELFIFLGSFGAFAGSVWFTAAAMFGIVVVAGYLLFAMQRTLFGTFETETDYEVGPAAFHDVAPLVVLILLVILLGVDPNIFYTMIQDAVNPLVPAAGGGV; encoded by the coding sequence ATGTGGATTGAAGCACTCATCGCGGTGACGCTGGCGAGCGCGTTCGCGGTGTTCCTCGCCCCGAACAAGGTGGCGAGCAAGCTCGCGTTCGCGCTCAGCCTGCTCCCGCTCGCCGGGAGTCTCTGGATGTACAGTACGTACGAGGCCAGCGGTAACGCCCTGTTGGCGGGCAGCGAACTGGCCTTCGAGACGAACTTCGAGTGGGTCACTGCCGGACCCTACACGCTGAACTGGCACGTCGGACTCGACGGCATCAGTATGCCGCTGGTCGCGCTGACCACGGTGCTCACGTCGCTGGCCCTGCTGGCGTCGTGGACGCCCATCGACGAGCGCCAGAGCCAGTTCTACGGGCTGATGCTGTTCCTCGAGGCCAGCCTGCTGGGCGTCTTCTCGGCGCTCGACTTCTTCCAGTGGTTCGTCTTCTGGGAGATGGTGCTGGTTCCGATGTACGTCCTCATCGGCGTCTGGGGCGGTCCGCGCCGCAAGTACGCCGCAATCAAGATGTTCGTCTACACGAACATCGCCTCGCTCGTGATGTTCATCGGGTTCATCGCGCTGGTGTTCGGACTCGGCGACTCGGTGACGAGTCTCGACATGCCCGCTATCGCCCAAGCGCTTCGCGCGGGCGAACTCGGCGGTCTCGGACCGCTCACCGCGGGCACGCTGAAGGTGGCGGCGTTCGTCGCCATGTTCGTCGGCTTCGCGGTGAAGGTTCCGATCGTCCCGTTCCATACGTGGCTGCCGGACGCCCACGTCGAGGCCCCGACGCCGGTGTCGATTATGCTGGCGGGGGTCCTGCTGAAGATGGGTACCTACGCGCTGCTCCGGTTCAACTTCACAATGTTGCCGGACGTTGCCCAGAACAATGCGCCAATTATCGCGCTGTTTGCGGTGATTAGCGTCATCTACGGCGCGATGCTGGCGCTGGCCCAGACCGACCTCAAGCGCATCGTGGCGTACTCCTCGGTCTCCTCGATGGGGTACGTCATCCTCGGACTCGTGGCGTACACGCTCTACGGCATGGGCGGTGCGACCTTCCAGATGGTCGCCCACGGTCTCATCTCGGGGCTGATGTTCATGTCGGTCGGCGTCATCTACAACACGACTCACACCCGGATGGTCTCGGACATGTCCGGGCTGGCGAGCAAGATGCCGTTCACCGTCGCGGTGTTCGTCGCGGGCGCGTTCGGATATATGGGCCTGCCGCTGATGGCTGGCTTCGCCGCGGAGCTGTTCATCTTCCTCGGCTCGTTCGGCGCGTTCGCTGGCTCGGTGTGGTTCACGGCCGCCGCGATGTTCGGCATCGTCGTGGTCGCGGGCTACCTGCTGTTCGCCATGCAGCGCACGCTGTTCGGGACCTTCGAGACTGAGACGGACTACGAGGTCGGTCCGGCCGCGTTCCACGACGTGGCTCCGCTCGTGGTCCTCATCCTGCTGGTCATCCTGTTGGGCGTGGACCCGAACATCTTCTACACGATGATTCAGGACGCAGTGAATCCGCTGGTTCCGGCGGCCGGAGGTGGTGTATAG
- a CDS encoding NADH-quinone oxidoreductase subunit N yields the protein MAVQLPTWTALAPAYAFAATALLLFIIDSIDPGSENRPLIAGTATLGSLAAAGVSAWYLLAGTGTEPIRLYANSVVVDSMSLFFAFVFASVTVLVCAASYDYMRDHSYQAEYYALVMLAATGMTMMATANSLAVVFISLELSSLPSFALVAILKKNRGSVEAGLKYFLVGALSSSILAYGISLVYAVTGSLLLPEVANAVGETDLTGVLGIGILMILGGFSYKVSAVPFHFWAPEAYEGAPAPISAFLSSASKAAGFAVAFRVFIVAFPVDQLVTSATAGVDWVLAAQILAVVTMTLGNFAAATQDTVKRMLAYSSIGHAGYVLIALAALSGGSDQFVLAGGMAHLLVYGFMNTGAFLFIALTEYWSIGRKFEDFNGLAARAPFACVAMTVFLFSLAGLPPFGGFMSKYFLFAGAVRAGFWWLAAVGAINSALSLYYYSRVVKAMWIEDPVGEFDIESKPVGLYAALSAAAVVTVLLLPGFGSVWQYATDAAAALVA from the coding sequence ATGGCGGTGCAACTTCCGACGTGGACGGCGCTCGCACCCGCCTACGCGTTCGCGGCGACAGCGCTCCTGCTGTTCATCATCGATAGCATCGACCCCGGCTCCGAGAACCGGCCGCTAATTGCGGGAACCGCGACTCTCGGGTCGCTCGCCGCCGCGGGCGTCTCGGCGTGGTATCTGCTGGCTGGCACGGGGACAGAGCCGATTCGACTCTACGCGAACTCGGTCGTCGTGGACTCGATGAGCCTGTTCTTCGCGTTCGTCTTTGCGAGCGTGACCGTGCTGGTCTGTGCGGCCAGCTACGACTACATGCGCGACCACTCCTATCAGGCCGAATACTACGCGCTCGTCATGCTGGCGGCGACGGGGATGACGATGATGGCGACCGCGAACAGTCTCGCGGTCGTGTTCATCAGCCTCGAACTCTCCAGCCTGCCGTCGTTCGCGCTGGTCGCCATCCTCAAGAAGAACCGCGGGAGCGTCGAGGCAGGACTGAAATACTTCCTCGTCGGCGCGCTCTCGTCGTCTATCCTCGCCTACGGTATCAGTCTGGTCTACGCGGTGACCGGATCGCTCCTGTTGCCCGAGGTCGCCAACGCGGTCGGCGAAACCGACCTGACTGGCGTCCTCGGTATCGGGATACTGATGATACTGGGCGGGTTCTCGTACAAGGTCTCGGCGGTGCCGTTCCACTTCTGGGCACCCGAGGCCTACGAGGGCGCACCCGCGCCCATCTCGGCGTTCCTCTCGTCAGCCTCGAAGGCCGCCGGGTTCGCCGTGGCGTTCCGCGTGTTCATCGTCGCGTTCCCCGTTGACCAGTTGGTCACGAGCGCGACTGCGGGCGTTGACTGGGTCCTCGCGGCCCAGATTCTGGCGGTCGTGACGATGACGCTGGGCAACTTCGCGGCCGCGACCCAGGACACGGTCAAGCGCATGCTCGCGTACTCCTCTATCGGTCACGCGGGCTACGTCCTCATCGCGCTCGCCGCGCTATCGGGCGGTAGCGACCAGTTCGTGCTGGCAGGCGGGATGGCCCACCTGCTCGTCTACGGGTTCATGAACACGGGCGCGTTCCTGTTCATCGCCCTGACCGAGTATTGGTCCATCGGCCGAAAGTTCGAGGACTTCAACGGACTGGCCGCGCGGGCACCGTTCGCCTGCGTCGCCATGACCGTCTTCCTGTTCAGCCTCGCGGGACTTCCGCCGTTCGGCGGCTTCATGAGTAAATACTTCCTGTTCGCGGGCGCGGTCCGCGCAGGGTTCTGGTGGCTCGCCGCGGTCGGTGCCATCAACAGCGCGCTGTCGCTGTACTACTACTCGCGGGTCGTCAAGGCGATGTGGATAGAGGACCCGGTGGGCGAGTTCGACATCGAGTCCAAGCCCGTCGGTCTCTACGCCGCGCTGTCCGCGGCCGCCGTCGTGACCGTCCTGCTCCTGCCCGGATTCGGTTCGGTTTGGCAGTACGCGACCGACGCCGCCGCCGCGCTCGTGGCGTAA